The Halobacteria archaeon AArc-dxtr1 region GGTGAGTTCGCTCTCGCTGGTGAGTTCGTCCATCATTTCGAGCGCCTCGACCTTCTCTTGGATGGCCTGTCGCGTGACCTCGCTCCAGTTGATCTCCGGGTGCTGTTCCATTCGCTCTTTGAGGTCGTCGTCCACGTTAACCGTGATACTGGGCATACAGGAATCTATGCAGACACAGAATACTGTGTCTTCCGGTGCGTCCGTTTCCTTGCACACAGAAGTCAACGGCACAAAGACCAATCCGTTCGACAGCCGAACTGGGTCCGCTGTTTACGTTTTGTCCAAATCCAGGTACTGTGAACTCGAATTCCGGTAGTACCATCGCTCACGAATAGCTGATCACGACAACAGGTTGCGTATTCCAGTCCGCGTTTTACTGGATAGGTTGGTGGGATCATAGAACGATGGTGGATAACCCAACACGACGGCAGATGCTCTGTGCGACTGGTGCGGCGAGCACGGCCGGATTCGCGGGCTACGTGACCGTTGGAACACAGGACGACGAGGATGAGGGCGAAGACACCGAATTCAACGCCGTGGACGTCATGTTCGTACGGATGATGATCCCACATCACGAGGGGGCGATCCAGATGGCCGAACTCATCCCGGAGAGAACCGACCGGGAGGAATTGCTCGATCTTCGGACAGAGATCATCGAGGAGCAAGAAGCAGAGATCGATCTCATGTGTGAATTGCTCGACGATGCCGGCGTCGCCGGTTGTGATGAGGTAGGGAGCATGATGCCCCACGAGATGGGAGAGATGATGCGCGGCGACGGGATGCACGATAACGATGACGAGATGCACGACGATGAGATGGGTAACGGAATGCACGACGACGATGAGATGGGCGACGGAATGGGACCCGACGAGATGGAGGAGATGATGCCGCGAGAGCACATGATGCCGCGAGAGCACATGATGACCCACGACGACAGGCGTGAACTCCGTCGCGCCGAAAACGAGGAGTTCGATTGCCTGTTCGCCGAACACATGATCCGCCACCACGAAGGTGCCGTCGCAATGTCAGAACACGTCTTGGACGAAGGTGAATCCGAGCGCGTTGCCGACCTCGCGGATGATATTATCGATGCCCAGCAGGAAGAGATTGAACTGATGGAAGAGTGGCGAGACGACTGGGATTGTTGATTTACAAACCCCAACTTGGTCTCGTTCGGAGGTATTTCTGGCCATTCAAGGAGATAACACACCCAATAATTAGGATTCTGTGTGACGAACAACAAGAACAGCGGCCGTCAATGAATCGTTCCGTTCGTTCCTCGCGGACATCTCTCCAGTGAAGGACCCGACGACTCCGGGGAACGGCTGCAAGGGAGGCACTACCCATGTCACAATACGATCCCGCGGACACGCCCGATTCGCATCACGTCCACGAAGAGCAATCACGCGATGAAAAGCCGACTGACCGTGATTGCCCGTGCTGTCGAGTCTGTGGACTGGCCGCCGAGAGGGCCGACCGTTCTGAAAAGCCGCCGGCTCGACACGAATCTCGGGAGGAACAGCATGCGGAACACGCTCACGAGCCGTCTGACCACGCACACGAAGATCTCGCTGACCACGATCACGAGGCGCACGTCGATCACGCCGGTCACGAGGAGATGTTCAAGCAGCGCTTTTTCGTCTGCCTCGTGCTCTCACTCCCGGTGTTGTACTACAGCCCAATGCTCCAGGAGTGGTTCGGCTACGCCGCCATAACGTTCCCCGGGAGTCAGTTCGTCGGGCCGGTTCTTGGTACGATCGTCTTCCTCTTCGGTGGAATTCCGTTCCTACGGATGGGCGCAGTCGAGGTGCGGAACCGCGAACCGGGGATGATGCTGTTGATCTCGCTGGCGATCACCGTTGCGTTCGTCTACAGCGTCGCTGCGGTCGCGTTCGGGATCGGCGAGCCGTTCTTCTGGGAACTCGTCACGCTGATCGTCATCTTCTTACTCGGCCACTGGATCGAGATGCGCAGCGTCCGACGCGCCTCGGGCGCGCTCGACGAGTTAGCCGAGCTGATGCCGGACACAGCCGAACGGATCACCGAGGACGGTGAGACCGAAGAAGTCCGCGTTGACGAC contains the following coding sequences:
- a CDS encoding DUF305 domain-containing protein, encoding MVDNPTRRQMLCATGAASTAGFAGYVTVGTQDDEDEGEDTEFNAVDVMFVRMMIPHHEGAIQMAELIPERTDREELLDLRTEIIEEQEAEIDLMCELLDDAGVAGCDEVGSMMPHEMGEMMRGDGMHDNDDEMHDDEMGNGMHDDDEMGDGMGPDEMEEMMPREHMMPREHMMTHDDRRELRRAENEEFDCLFAEHMIRHHEGAVAMSEHVLDEGESERVADLADDIIDAQQEEIELMEEWRDDWDC